Proteins encoded within one genomic window of Cucumis sativus cultivar 9930 chromosome 3, Cucumber_9930_V3, whole genome shotgun sequence:
- the LOC105434989 gene encoding uncharacterized protein LOC105434989: MKSNSFLSSSSQLEISSDNLLRHRHHRRSRSFGCVSSLLHFFSNNHTRRNKSITFVHNSIHELHDTISISKISQSPKHDSAANLLVFSSDSSRIAERSDSTMSTTTVERFRGARGPIVRLMGLESTTAEEEKQRQVLEALEKCERDLKALKEFIDAFESTESFRSSSPAGEGKRIELMVLKQKEEGTPVAEELSLPWHFFNRQGFNNSMIFHRPSTNPGKTIQSQQIQQMQRKKQEDDQKDMMILNNVSKFDGTKNKTHEIVIGKWKLSEKGNDELCHSLCRSSNNNKVEMRESVEEVFEDIFWGQKKELGRIGLTLQNQICGDLIEELVKDLNFSYTFTYYNTSLPFQACKRSLRF; this comes from the exons ATGAAGAGTAACAGCTTCTTGTCATCTTCTTCACAACTCGAAATTTCCTCCGATAATCTCCTCCGCCACAGACACCACCGCCGTTCCAGATCCTTCGGCTGTGTCTCCAGCCtcctccatttcttctctaaCAACCACACCCGCCGCAACAAATCAATCACATTCG TCCACAACAGCATTCACGAACTCCACGATACCATTTCcatatccaaaatttctcAATCTCCAAAACATGATTCCGCCGCTAATCTCCTAGTTTTCTCATCCGATTCATCGCGGATCGCGGAAAGATCCGATTCCACCATGTCCACAACGACGGTGGAGAGATTTCGAGGAGCGAGAGGTCCGATCGTGCGTTTGATGGGACTAGAAAGCACCACGGCGGAGGAGGAGAAGCAGAGGCAGGTTCTGGAAGCTTTGGAGAAATGTGAACGGGATCTTAAGGCGCTGAAGGAGTTCATCGATGCGTTTGAGTCGACAGAGAGTTTCAGATCGTCGTCTCCGGCTGGTGAAGGGAAAAGGATTGAGTTGATGGTTTTGAAACAGAAGGAGGAGGGTACTCCGGTGGCGGAAGAGCTGAGTTTGCCATGGCATTTCTTTAACCGCCAAGGCTTCAACAACTCCATGATCTTCCACCGCCCGTCTACAAATCCCG GAAAAACAATACAATCACAGCAAATTCAACAAATGCAAAggaagaaacaagaagatgATCAGAAGGATATGATGATATTGAATAATGTAAGCAAATTTGAtggaacaaaaaacaaaacccatgAAATAGTAATTGGTAAGTGGAAATTAAGTGAAAAGGGAAACGATGAATTATGCCATTCACTATGCAgaagtagtaataataataaggtgGAAATGAGAGAGAGTGTAGAAGAAGTGTTCGAAGACATTTTTTGGGGTCAAAAGAAGGAATTGGGAAGAATAGGATTGactttacaaaatcaaatttgtggAGATTTGATTGAAGAGTTAgttaaagatttgaattttagttataCTTTTACTTATTATAATACTTCACTACCCTTTCAAGCTTGCAAAAGAAGCCTTCGTTTCtag